A single region of the Microbulbifer sp. MKSA007 genome encodes:
- a CDS encoding LysE family translocator, which produces MELSTLALFVPASFFASVTPGLCMMLSLSLGITLGVRQTLWMMVGELIGVASVAITSALGAAVLMVQYPTLFQLFKYCGAAYLAWIGVQMWRSRGQLALMDQGDTVDASRPSRRALALQGFVTAVANPKGWAFFIALLPPFINDTKPLVPQLSVLLAILLLLEALCLLIYASGGQALSRLLERSENVRLVNRISGTLMLSVGVWLALS; this is translated from the coding sequence ATGGAATTATCGACACTGGCACTCTTTGTTCCCGCAAGCTTCTTTGCCTCGGTCACACCGGGGCTCTGCATGATGCTATCGCTCAGCCTGGGAATTACCCTGGGCGTGCGCCAGACTCTGTGGATGATGGTGGGAGAGTTGATCGGTGTTGCGTCGGTGGCGATTACCTCTGCACTCGGTGCTGCGGTATTGATGGTTCAGTATCCGACTTTATTTCAGCTGTTTAAATACTGCGGGGCCGCCTATTTGGCCTGGATAGGCGTGCAGATGTGGCGCTCCCGGGGGCAGCTGGCTCTGATGGATCAGGGTGATACGGTCGATGCTAGCCGACCATCGCGAAGAGCGCTGGCACTACAGGGTTTTGTTACAGCTGTGGCCAATCCCAAGGGTTGGGCGTTTTTTATTGCGTTATTACCGCCATTTATTAACGATACCAAACCCCTGGTACCCCAGCTCTCAGTCTTGCTGGCGATATTGCTGCTTTTGGAGGCGTTGTGCCTGCTGATTTATGCCAGTGGCGGCCAGGCCCTGAGTCGTTTACTGGAGCGGTCTGAAAATGTGCGTTTGGTTAATCGGATTTCTGGTACTTTGATGCTATCGGTGGGAGTCTGGTTGGCGTTATCCTGA
- the thrC gene encoding threonine synthase: protein MKFVSTRGSAPSLSFADTVLTGLASDGGLYVPENLPKFSREEIASMAGLDYEQLAFRIIQPFVGGDLSDEELSGIIGRSYKHFRHKAIAPLVQTDTNEWVLELFHGPTLAFKDFALQFLGQLFDHLLKKRGERVVVMGATSGDTGSAAIEGCRHCDNIDIFILHPHNRVSEVQRRQMTTVQSDNVFNIALEGNFDDCQNMVKASFADQSFLPDGRRLVAVNSINWARIMAQIVYYFYAALRLGAPDKTVNFSVPTGNFGDIFAGYLARQMGLPIDQLVIATNANDILHRCISGNDHTPKPLVHSLSPSMDIMVSSNFERLLFDLYGRDGATVAELLADRSQPMHLSESALGKAREVFSSSRVDDKRTVEVIGETFRSCEYLLDPHTAIGVEAARQVGHSTEQPMVCLSTAHPAKFPDAVAQALPEKEIPLPSHMQDLWQREERFKVLPNNLSQVHDYMATMLSEGS, encoded by the coding sequence GTGAAATTTGTCAGCACACGCGGCAGCGCGCCGTCTCTCTCCTTCGCCGATACCGTACTAACAGGCCTTGCCAGCGATGGAGGCCTCTATGTTCCCGAGAATTTGCCGAAGTTTTCTCGCGAGGAAATTGCCTCTATGGCGGGGCTTGATTACGAGCAGCTGGCCTTTCGCATTATCCAGCCGTTTGTGGGGGGTGATCTCAGTGATGAAGAGCTGAGCGGTATTATCGGACGTTCCTACAAGCACTTCCGCCACAAGGCTATTGCCCCGCTGGTGCAGACAGACACCAATGAGTGGGTGCTCGAGTTGTTTCACGGGCCCACCCTGGCATTCAAAGATTTTGCCTTGCAGTTCCTCGGCCAACTCTTTGATCACCTGCTGAAAAAGCGCGGTGAGAGAGTGGTGGTTATGGGGGCAACTTCTGGGGATACCGGTTCGGCTGCGATCGAAGGTTGCCGCCATTGCGACAATATCGATATTTTTATTCTGCACCCCCATAACCGTGTATCTGAAGTCCAGCGACGCCAGATGACCACAGTGCAGTCGGACAACGTATTTAATATCGCTCTCGAAGGTAATTTCGACGATTGCCAGAATATGGTGAAAGCGAGTTTTGCCGATCAATCATTCCTGCCCGATGGACGCCGCCTGGTAGCGGTTAACTCCATTAACTGGGCGCGGATTATGGCGCAGATCGTCTATTACTTTTATGCTGCCCTGCGCCTGGGGGCGCCGGATAAAACCGTTAATTTCTCCGTGCCCACCGGTAATTTTGGCGATATTTTTGCCGGTTACCTGGCGAGGCAGATGGGATTGCCTATCGACCAATTGGTAATTGCGACCAATGCCAACGATATTCTGCATCGCTGCATCAGCGGCAATGACCACACTCCCAAACCACTGGTGCACAGCTTGTCTCCCAGTATGGATATTATGGTGTCGAGCAACTTTGAGCGATTGCTGTTTGATCTCTACGGTCGCGATGGTGCGACGGTTGCTGAATTGCTCGCGGATCGCAGCCAGCCCATGCATTTGAGTGAATCGGCCCTGGGCAAAGCGAGAGAAGTTTTCTCCTCCAGCCGGGTGGATGACAAGCGCACGGTTGAAGTGATTGGCGAGACCTTCCGCTCCTGTGAATATCTACTTGATCCGCATACAGCTATCGGGGTTGAAGCCGCACGACAGGTGGGTCACTCCACCGAACAGCCTATGGTTTGCTTATCTACCGCACACCCGGCAAAATTCCCCGATGCCGTGGCCCAGGCCCTGCCAGAAAAAGAGATTCCCCTGCCGAGTCATATGCAGGATCTCTGGCAGCGGGAGGAGCGCTTCAAGGTATTGCCCAATAACTTGTCCCAAGTACACGACTATATGGCGACGATGCTGTCAGAAGGCAGTTAA
- a CDS encoding RNA methyltransferase: MENDKNGARKRADEIKPYRCKNLIAVLECPMDMKNIGAVIRNVNALGVEKTYIVDPRNLIPDDWQEMRERKSLSKPSVSAIKWSFVKRFDSTEECLAHLAKNRFISLVTSPHVKGKDNFILHEADYTQPKLAVWFGNESRGISDLAVENSAFCVSIPMFGMIESLNLGTTSGIVLYEVTKQRREYQEKYKRANRSD; the protein is encoded by the coding sequence ATGGAAAATGATAAAAATGGTGCCCGAAAAAGAGCTGATGAAATTAAGCCTTATCGCTGTAAAAATCTGATAGCTGTTCTCGAGTGCCCGATGGATATGAAGAACATTGGAGCGGTCATTAGAAACGTCAATGCATTAGGCGTTGAAAAGACGTATATTGTTGATCCTCGCAATCTAATACCCGATGACTGGCAGGAAATGAGAGAAAGGAAATCACTCTCGAAGCCGTCTGTCTCTGCGATCAAATGGAGCTTCGTAAAGCGTTTTGATAGTACCGAGGAATGTCTGGCTCATTTGGCGAAAAATAGGTTTATCTCGCTTGTCACCTCTCCCCATGTAAAAGGAAAAGACAACTTTATATTACATGAGGCTGATTATACTCAGCCAAAGCTGGCTGTTTGGTTTGGTAACGAATCTAGAGGTATAAGTGATCTTGCAGTAGAAAATAGCGCTTTCTGCGTATCCATTCCAATGTTTGGAATGATTGAAAGCCTGAATCTCGGAACAACTTCTGGAATTGTATTATATGAAGTTACTAAGCAGCGCCGCGAGTACCAGGAAAAGTACAAGAGAGCAAACCGTAGCGACTAA
- a CDS encoding asparaginase has translation MKKTLILYTGGTLGMRRSESGYVPDADLEGALGRLLQDVIGQLPQYDFQALDPLLDSANMRPKDWYHIASLIRDNYSQYSGFLVLHGTDTMAYTASALSFALQGIEKPVVVTGSQIPLREMRSDAYNNLIAALLLSGSDDIREVCLYFNGKLLRGNRAVKVSSGSLDAFSSPNYPCLGEVGIQVNIDHNALLVPTGEPQFQIPANANGGVILLKLFPGISPSLIEKILESRPKGLIIETYGTGNAPTDDSAFTEQLEKASKLGTICVAVSQCLEHQVDLGKYAAGSALLDAGVIGGLDMTSEACFVKLNHLLAMGHSDTEIKTLLQRPLCGECNHPN, from the coding sequence ATGAAGAAAACCCTAATCCTTTATACAGGCGGAACCCTGGGAATGCGCCGAAGCGAATCGGGCTATGTGCCTGACGCCGACCTGGAAGGCGCACTGGGCCGCCTCTTACAAGATGTTATCGGCCAGCTTCCACAATACGATTTCCAGGCACTCGACCCACTGCTGGATAGCGCCAATATGCGACCAAAGGACTGGTATCACATTGCCAGCCTGATACGCGACAACTATAGCCAGTACTCAGGCTTTTTGGTGCTGCACGGCACCGACACCATGGCCTACACCGCCTCAGCACTGTCCTTTGCCCTACAAGGCATAGAAAAGCCCGTGGTCGTCACCGGTTCCCAGATTCCCTTGCGGGAGATGCGTAGCGACGCCTATAACAACTTAATTGCGGCGCTATTATTAAGCGGCTCCGACGATATCAGGGAGGTTTGCCTCTACTTCAACGGCAAACTTCTACGCGGCAACCGTGCAGTGAAGGTCAGTTCTGGCTCACTGGATGCTTTTAGCAGCCCCAATTACCCCTGTCTCGGGGAAGTGGGTATCCAGGTCAATATCGACCACAACGCCCTGCTGGTGCCCACCGGTGAACCGCAGTTTCAGATTCCCGCCAATGCCAATGGCGGAGTGATTTTACTGAAACTATTCCCCGGTATATCTCCCTCACTGATTGAAAAAATTTTAGAGAGCCGCCCCAAGGGCCTGATTATTGAAACATACGGCACCGGCAATGCACCGACTGACGACAGCGCATTTACCGAGCAGCTTGAGAAGGCCTCAAAGCTCGGCACTATTTGTGTAGCAGTGTCCCAGTGTTTGGAGCACCAGGTGGATCTGGGTAAATACGCTGCGGGCTCCGCACTGCTTGATGCCGGTGTTATAGGTGGTCTGGATATGACCAGCGAAGCCTGTTTTGTAAAGCTCAACCACCTGTTGGCAATGGGCCATTCCGATACGGAAATTAAAACCCTATTACAGCGCCCGTTGTGCGGTGAGTGCAATCACCCCAACTGA
- a CDS encoding DMT family transporter has translation MKRKQVQAEVLLLLAALFWGVAFVPQKIAMADIEPLAFNAWRFILGGLILIPIVYWLSSRRDAQPGEAEGQSVNHTWRACLPGGALLGFWLFLGAALQQVSLLYTTAGRAGFITGFYLLLVPVIGLSLGHKTNRWTWMGIGLALFGLYWLADFSEESQLVGDLMVFASAFVFAIQVLTADRLVKRYDALRLACIQFLVCGLLSAVASLFTEEATLQSAIDAAWPIAYMMIFSTALAFTFQLLAQRYAAPSHATVIMSLEAVFALAAGWLFLNEMLNTTELIGCGLMLAGMLVSHYGNHSGTHH, from the coding sequence GTGAAACGTAAACAAGTCCAGGCCGAAGTCCTACTGTTATTAGCCGCTCTCTTCTGGGGCGTTGCCTTTGTGCCACAAAAGATTGCCATGGCGGATATTGAGCCGCTGGCATTTAACGCATGGCGTTTTATTCTCGGCGGTTTAATCCTGATCCCCATCGTTTACTGGTTGTCCTCCCGTCGCGATGCCCAGCCCGGTGAAGCCGAAGGGCAATCGGTGAATCACACCTGGCGGGCCTGCCTGCCCGGTGGCGCACTGTTGGGTTTTTGGCTGTTTCTAGGCGCGGCACTGCAACAGGTGAGCCTGCTGTATACCACTGCCGGCCGCGCCGGATTTATTACCGGTTTTTATTTACTGCTGGTGCCTGTAATCGGTTTGTCCCTGGGGCATAAAACCAATCGCTGGACCTGGATGGGAATTGGTCTCGCTTTGTTCGGTCTCTATTGGTTGGCGGACTTCAGTGAAGAATCCCAGCTGGTGGGCGACTTAATGGTATTTGCCAGTGCCTTTGTTTTTGCCATCCAGGTATTGACGGCAGATCGACTGGTAAAACGCTACGACGCTTTGCGACTCGCCTGTATCCAGTTCCTGGTGTGTGGCCTTTTGTCCGCCGTAGCTTCGCTATTTACCGAAGAGGCGACACTGCAATCGGCGATCGATGCGGCTTGGCCTATCGCCTATATGATGATTTTCTCCACGGCACTGGCGTTTACTTTCCAGCTCTTGGCCCAACGCTACGCCGCGCCTTCTCACGCTACCGTAATTATGAGCCTGGAGGCAGTTTTTGCCCTGGCGGCGGGCTGGCTATTCCTCAATGAAATGCTCAATACCACGGAGTTAATTGGTTGTGGTTTGATGCTGGCGGGGATGCTGGTCAGTCATTACGGCAACCACAGCGGTACTCACCACTAG
- a CDS encoding homoserine dehydrogenase: MVVKKAPRAVRIGICGLGTVGSGTVNVLARNGREIAARCGRALVIEQIGARRDNAHCDTSQINVTREIFDVANNPNVDILVELIGGTTVAKELVRTAIENGKHIVTANKALIAEHGNELFELAAKHNVTIAYEAAVAGGIPIIKSLREGLVGNQVQWLAGIINGTGNYILTEMREKGRSFDEALAQAQALGYAEADPTFDVEGIDAAHKLVIMASLAFAMPLAFDKVYTEGISRICSEDIRYADELGYRIKHLGIARRTDKGVELRVHPTLIPQRRLIANVNGVMNAVLVSGDAVGPTLYYGAGAGDEATASAVIADLVDVARTLEAKPEHRVPAAGVALAEQGGTQVLPEEDVITSYYLRIAAHDKPGVMSQVATICSDQGISIEALIQHEPVEGEALVPVVILTSRADEASLRQAVAQIEALETVEGEVVRIRVESLG; this comes from the coding sequence GTGGTTGTAAAAAAGGCACCCCGTGCCGTGCGGATCGGTATCTGTGGCCTGGGTACTGTCGGCAGTGGAACGGTGAATGTATTGGCGCGCAATGGGCGGGAAATTGCAGCCCGTTGCGGTCGCGCCCTGGTCATTGAGCAAATAGGTGCGCGCCGCGATAACGCACACTGTGATACCAGCCAGATAAACGTTACCCGGGAAATTTTCGATGTCGCCAATAATCCCAACGTGGATATTTTGGTGGAGCTTATCGGTGGTACTACGGTAGCCAAGGAGCTGGTGCGCACAGCGATTGAAAATGGCAAGCATATTGTCACCGCTAACAAGGCGTTGATTGCCGAACACGGCAACGAGCTGTTTGAGCTGGCCGCAAAGCACAATGTCACCATTGCTTATGAGGCGGCAGTAGCTGGCGGTATTCCTATTATTAAATCCCTGCGCGAAGGGTTGGTGGGCAACCAGGTGCAGTGGCTCGCCGGAATTATTAACGGCACCGGCAATTACATCCTCACTGAAATGCGTGAGAAAGGGCGAAGTTTTGATGAAGCACTGGCCCAGGCCCAAGCTTTAGGGTATGCGGAAGCTGACCCCACTTTTGACGTGGAAGGTATCGATGCTGCTCACAAACTGGTAATTATGGCCTCCCTGGCATTTGCTATGCCGCTCGCTTTTGACAAGGTGTACACCGAAGGCATCAGCCGGATCTGTAGTGAAGATATTCGCTACGCTGATGAGCTGGGATACCGTATCAAGCATCTGGGGATTGCGCGTCGCACTGACAAGGGCGTGGAGTTGCGGGTGCACCCGACTTTAATCCCCCAGCGCCGCCTGATCGCCAACGTAAACGGCGTTATGAATGCGGTGCTGGTCAGCGGCGATGCTGTGGGACCAACCCTGTATTACGGCGCTGGTGCGGGCGATGAAGCCACGGCATCGGCAGTGATCGCCGATCTTGTTGATGTGGCCCGCACTCTTGAGGCCAAGCCGGAGCACCGAGTACCGGCAGCAGGTGTCGCCCTGGCAGAGCAGGGGGGTACCCAGGTGTTGCCGGAAGAGGATGTTATCACCAGTTACTATCTGCGCATCGCCGCCCACGACAAGCCCGGAGTTATGTCTCAGGTGGCCACCATTTGCAGTGATCAGGGCATCAGCATCGAGGCTCTGATCCAGCACGAACCGGTTGAAGGTGAAGCACTTGTCCCGGTGGTGATTTTGACCAGTCGAGCTGATGAAGCCAGCCTCCGCCAAGCGGTTGCACAAATAGAGGCTTTGGAAACGGTCGAAGGTGAAGTCGTCAGGATTCGTGTCGAGAGCCTCGGATAA
- the lysS gene encoding lysine--tRNA ligase, giving the protein MTDIQQDENKLIAERRTKLSALREKGNAFPNSFRRENLAADLQAEFGDKQKEELEELGKRACVAGRILAKRGPFMVIQDVSDRIQLYADKAAQKDIKERFGAWDIGDIVGVKGTLHKSGKGDLYVNCEEYSLLTKALRPLPEKFHGIADQEMRYRQRYVDLIATPEAREVFRVRSKVIEYIRDFLNGQQFMEVETPMLQVIPGGASARPFVTHHNALDIDMYLRIAPELYLKRLVVGGFERVYEINRNFRNEGLSTRHNPEFTMLEFYQAYADYNDLMDLTEKMLRGICEDVLGSTTVEYQDSSYDFSKPFARLSVFDSILHYNPELTAADIDNIESARAVAEKLEIPLKDSWGLGKVQIEIFEKTVEHRLDQPTFITEYPTEVSPLARRNDDNPFVTDRFEFFVGGREIANGFSELNDAEDQAERFKAQVAEKDAGDDEAMHYDADYIRALEYGLPPTAGEGIGIDRLVMLFTNSPSIRDVLLFPHMRPEAND; this is encoded by the coding sequence ATGACTGATATCCAGCAAGACGAAAACAAACTGATCGCCGAGCGCCGCACCAAGCTTTCCGCTCTGCGCGAGAAGGGCAATGCTTTCCCCAACAGTTTTCGCCGCGAGAACCTCGCTGCCGACCTGCAAGCTGAGTTTGGCGATAAACAGAAAGAGGAGCTGGAAGAACTGGGTAAACGGGCGTGCGTAGCAGGGCGAATCCTGGCTAAACGCGGACCCTTTATGGTGATCCAGGATGTGTCTGACCGCATCCAGCTATACGCCGATAAAGCGGCACAGAAAGATATTAAAGAGCGCTTCGGTGCCTGGGATATCGGTGATATTGTCGGCGTAAAAGGCACGCTGCACAAATCCGGCAAGGGCGACCTCTACGTCAACTGTGAAGAGTACAGCCTGCTAACCAAAGCACTGCGCCCGCTGCCGGAAAAATTCCACGGCATCGCCGATCAGGAAATGCGTTATCGCCAGCGCTACGTGGACCTGATCGCCACGCCGGAAGCCCGTGAAGTGTTCCGCGTGCGCTCCAAAGTGATCGAGTACATCCGCGACTTCCTCAACGGCCAGCAGTTTATGGAAGTGGAAACGCCCATGCTGCAAGTTATTCCCGGCGGTGCCAGCGCGCGTCCGTTCGTTACCCACCACAATGCGCTGGATATCGATATGTACCTGCGTATTGCCCCGGAGCTGTACCTGAAGCGTCTGGTCGTGGGTGGTTTTGAGCGGGTTTACGAGATCAACCGCAACTTCCGCAACGAGGGCCTATCCACGCGCCACAACCCCGAATTCACCATGCTTGAGTTCTACCAGGCGTACGCGGACTACAATGACCTGATGGACCTCACCGAGAAGATGCTGCGCGGTATCTGTGAAGATGTACTGGGCTCCACCACTGTGGAATACCAGGACAGCAGCTACGACTTCTCCAAGCCGTTCGCGCGTTTGTCTGTGTTCGACTCCATCCTGCACTACAACCCGGAACTGACTGCGGCCGATATCGACAATATCGAATCCGCCCGCGCGGTAGCTGAGAAGCTGGAAATCCCGCTGAAAGACAGCTGGGGCCTGGGTAAGGTACAGATCGAGATTTTCGAGAAGACTGTAGAGCATCGTCTCGACCAGCCGACCTTTATCACTGAGTACCCAACCGAAGTGTCTCCGTTGGCTCGCCGTAACGATGACAATCCGTTTGTCACCGACCGCTTTGAATTCTTCGTAGGCGGCCGCGAGATAGCCAATGGTTTCTCCGAGTTGAACGACGCAGAAGATCAGGCTGAACGCTTCAAAGCCCAGGTTGCGGAGAAAGATGCCGGTGACGACGAAGCCATGCACTACGACGCCGACTATATCCGCGCGCTGGAATACGGCCTGCCGCCCACCGCTGGTGAGGGCATCGGTATCGACCGTCTGGTAATGCTGTTTACCAACTCTCCGTCGATTCGCGACGTACTGCTGTTCCCACATATGCGCCCTGAAGCGAACGACTAA
- the recJ gene encoding single-stranded-DNA-specific exonuclease RecJ, with protein sequence MSTKIQRRPVDLSTGRFASETPKILQRVLLGRGIVSEEALDHSLSQLQSPQSMRGLEAAVALLVDAIHGQKKILIVGDFDADGATSSTLGVLALGAMGAPGVEYLVPNRFDFGYGLTPEIVEVAKDYQPDLLITVDNGISSIEGVAAAKAAGMKVIVTDHHLPGSELPQADAIVNPNQPDCDFPSKNLAGVGVIFYLLSRLRTALQQSGWFEQSGIAPPNMAEYLDLVALGTVADLVPLDHNNRILVHQGIARIRAGHCRPGIAALMEVAGRDQRRLSTTDIGFILGPRINAAGRLDDIGTGIRCLLTRDPSEARELAGELDALNRDRKAIEQGMQREAMAALDELRLEGEIPWSLCLYDANWHQGVVGILASRIKEKFHRPVIAFAEGDNGLVKGSARSIPGLHIRDALSDVAASHPDLISKFGGHAMAAGLSLPQENLEAFRKAFEQVVRNRLNENQLHAVIDSDGELESGDYTLHTAAMLRACAPWGQAFPEPVFDGEFLLLQQRIVGERHLKMVVAPPQAPQLALDAIAFNVDTEQWPQPTERVRLAFKLDVNEFRGRESLQLMVSLLEAV encoded by the coding sequence TTGAGTACAAAAATTCAGCGGCGGCCAGTGGATTTGTCTACTGGCCGTTTTGCTTCTGAAACACCAAAAATATTGCAGCGTGTCCTGTTGGGGCGGGGAATTGTCAGCGAAGAAGCGCTGGATCACAGCCTCTCTCAATTACAGAGCCCGCAGAGTATGCGAGGGCTGGAGGCTGCCGTTGCCTTGCTGGTGGATGCTATCCACGGGCAAAAGAAAATCCTTATCGTGGGGGATTTCGATGCGGATGGAGCCACCAGTAGCACCTTGGGGGTGTTGGCCCTGGGTGCAATGGGCGCGCCGGGAGTGGAGTACCTGGTGCCGAATCGCTTTGACTTCGGCTACGGGCTGACTCCAGAAATTGTCGAGGTAGCCAAAGATTATCAGCCCGATCTGCTGATCACCGTAGATAACGGTATTAGCAGTATCGAGGGCGTGGCAGCGGCAAAAGCTGCTGGTATGAAAGTGATTGTGACGGATCACCACCTGCCCGGCAGTGAGCTGCCGCAGGCGGATGCCATCGTAAACCCGAACCAGCCGGACTGTGACTTTCCCAGCAAGAACCTCGCTGGGGTGGGGGTGATCTTTTATCTGCTCAGCCGTTTGCGCACGGCCCTACAGCAGAGTGGGTGGTTTGAGCAGAGCGGTATCGCCCCGCCCAATATGGCCGAATACCTGGATTTGGTCGCCTTGGGTACTGTGGCCGACCTGGTCCCGCTGGATCACAACAACCGGATTCTGGTTCATCAGGGCATCGCCCGTATCCGTGCCGGCCACTGCCGGCCCGGTATTGCCGCCCTGATGGAGGTTGCCGGGCGCGACCAGCGCAGGCTCTCTACCACAGATATTGGTTTTATTTTGGGGCCGCGAATTAATGCGGCTGGTCGTCTCGACGATATCGGCACCGGTATCCGCTGCCTGCTCACCCGCGATCCCAGTGAAGCGCGGGAGCTGGCCGGCGAGCTGGATGCCCTGAACCGGGATCGCAAAGCGATCGAGCAGGGGATGCAGCGGGAGGCAATGGCGGCCCTGGATGAGTTGCGCCTGGAGGGCGAAATTCCCTGGAGTTTGTGTCTGTACGATGCCAACTGGCATCAAGGTGTGGTGGGTATTTTGGCCAGCCGCATCAAAGAGAAATTCCACCGCCCGGTGATCGCATTTGCTGAGGGTGATAACGGCCTGGTGAAGGGCTCTGCGCGTTCGATTCCCGGGCTGCATATTCGCGATGCCCTGAGTGACGTAGCCGCCTCTCACCCGGACCTGATCAGCAAGTTCGGTGGCCACGCCATGGCGGCGGGGCTGAGCTTACCCCAGGAAAACCTGGAGGCTTTCCGCAAGGCTTTTGAGCAGGTGGTGCGCAACCGCCTGAATGAAAACCAGCTGCACGCGGTTATCGACTCTGACGGTGAGTTGGAATCTGGGGATTACACTTTGCACACGGCAGCCATGTTGCGCGCTTGTGCGCCCTGGGGACAGGCGTTTCCAGAGCCGGTATTCGACGGTGAATTCCTGTTGCTGCAACAGCGCATCGTCGGCGAGCGCCATTTAAAAATGGTGGTGGCGCCGCCCCAGGCGCCGCAACTGGCGCTGGATGCTATTGCTTTTAATGTGGACACCGAGCAGTGGCCGCAGCCCACGGAAAGAGTGCGCTTGGCTTTTAAGCTCGATGTTAATGAATTTCGCGGGCGGGAATCCCTGCAATTAATGGTGAGCCTGTTAGAAGCGGTATAG
- a CDS encoding MerR family transcriptional regulator, with translation MNISQAAENSGLSAKALRHYENIGLVVPGRSANGYRDYSTADVETLCFVRRARACGFTTEEVRALLGLRDNPERHSRETKDLVNHKLGQLEEQLQTLLGMRATLRAFADSCAGNESPDCAILEKLSGQTA, from the coding sequence GTGAACATTTCCCAGGCCGCAGAGAATTCGGGCCTCAGTGCAAAAGCCCTGCGGCATTACGAAAATATTGGCCTGGTGGTGCCCGGCCGCTCTGCTAATGGCTATCGGGATTACTCCACTGCCGATGTTGAAACCCTCTGCTTCGTGCGCCGCGCGCGGGCCTGTGGCTTTACCACTGAGGAGGTCCGGGCGCTGCTGGGGTTGCGGGATAACCCGGAGCGCCACAGCCGTGAGACCAAAGACCTAGTCAATCACAAGCTCGGGCAGCTCGAAGAGCAGTTGCAGACCCTGCTGGGGATGCGCGCAACCTTGCGGGCCTTTGCCGATAGCTGCGCCGGCAATGAGTCCCCAGACTGCGCAATTCTGGAAAAGCTCTCGGGACAGACCGCCTAG
- the prfB gene encoding peptide chain release factor 2 (programmed frameshift) has translation MEINPIINQLKDLEERTDVLRGYLDYASKKERLTEVELELAEPSVWDDPSRAQELGRERSSLETVVNTIENLDSGIADCRELLEMAVEENDEDSVGEVSTEIEGLQQQLGILEFRRMFSGENDENNAYLDIQAGSGGTEAQDWAEMILRMYLRWGEAHGFKTTLEEVSAGEVAGIKSATVHFAGDHAFGWLRTETGVHRLVRKSPFDSGNRRHTSFSSVFVSPEIDDNIEIEIDKSQVREDTYRASGAGGQHVNKTDSAVRLTHTESGIVVQCQSERSQHQNRDKAWKMLRAKMYEQEMLKRNAEKQAMEDSKADIGWGSQIRSYVLDDQRIKDLRTNVQTSNCQAVLDGDLDQFIEASLKAGL, from the exons ATGGAAATCAATCCCATCATCAATCAATTGAAAGACCTCGAAGAGCGCACCGACGTTCTTAGGGGGTATCTT GACTACGCCAGCAAGAAAGAACGCCTTACCGAAGTAGAGCTGGAGCTGGCTGAGCCGAGTGTTTGGGACGACCCCAGCCGCGCACAGGAACTGGGGCGCGAGCGCTCCTCCCTGGAAACGGTGGTCAACACCATCGAAAACCTCGACTCCGGCATCGCCGATTGCCGCGAACTGTTGGAAATGGCCGTCGAGGAAAATGATGAGGACTCCGTAGGGGAGGTCTCCACTGAGATCGAAGGTCTCCAGCAGCAGCTGGGGATTCTGGAATTCCGCCGTATGTTCTCCGGCGAGAACGACGAGAACAACGCCTATCTGGATATCCAGGCCGGCTCCGGCGGTACCGAGGCCCAGGACTGGGCGGAAATGATCCTGCGTATGTACCTGCGCTGGGGTGAGGCCCACGGCTTCAAGACCACCCTGGAAGAGGTCTCCGCGGGGGAAGTGGCCGGTATCAAAAGTGCCACTGTGCATTTCGCCGGCGACCACGCGTTCGGATGGCTGCGCACAGAAACCGGTGTACACCGCCTGGTGCGCAAATCGCCGTTTGATTCCGGCAACCGCCGTCACACTTCTTTTAGCTCGGTATTTGTGTCACCGGAAATCGATGACAATATCGAGATTGAAATCGACAAGTCCCAGGTGCGTGAAGACACCTACCGCGCGTCCGGCGCCGGTGGTCAGCACGTGAACAAAACCGATTCTGCGGTGCGTTTGACCCACACAGAATCCGGTATCGTCGTGCAGTGCCAGAGCGAGCGCTCCCAGCACCAGAACCGCGATAAAGCCTGGAAAATGCTGCGCGCAAAAATGTACGAGCAGGAAATGCTCAAGCGCAACGCAGAGAAGCAGGCCATGGAAGACAGCAAGGCCGACATCGGTTGGGGCAGCCAGATCCGCTCTTACGTGTTGGACGACCAGCGTATCAAGGACCTGCGCACCAATGTCCAGACCAGCAACTGCCAGGCAGTACTGGACGGAGACCTGGACCAATTTATCGAAGCCAGCCTAAAAGCCGGCCTCTGA